TTATAGCCAAGTTGAACGATGTTTCAACGGTGAAGCATCTATCAACATTACAACAACTGCATCAGTTACTCTGGCAAACCCATCGGGACATCGAGATGAGCTTTAAGCGCAGTTTGATTGTGGTTATGATGAAGAGCTTTATAGACACATCAGTGATGCCATACTGGGTGTATCTCAATAGCACCAGAATAAACACGATTGCCATGCAGCTGTGTAGGAATTGATAGATCAACTTTTGAATCTATACagtgttttaattttgatccTTTCATAGATTGTATCAGCGAGGAGTTTGGAAAGCTGCTGGAAATCTGCATTCCCTGTTGGATCTGGACTCGTTGCGATCATTTACAAAGAAAatttcgctctctctttcatgGAGTCTCTACAAATCGTCGGAATGCGGATCTGAACTGTGCCCTTCTCAGTTTATTGACTCAACTGACTCAGGAAAGGAGTCAGTTTAGCATTGGAGGATATTTGACTATCAACAATGAAATGCTGGGAAAGGTGAGTTAGTTTGCAGATCATACGACACTCTTATcacattaaattcttttgtcAATTTTAGTTCCTTTTTGGTATGACAAGTTATTTAATCATTTGCATTCAGTTTCGCATACTATTAACAGAGAAGAGCCTAGAAAAAGATGCTATCAACGTTGCCTTCTTGTGTCAAAATATATCACAGAGTTAATGAATGGAACTTTTGCTAACTTAAGTCATTTTATATGGTTTCTAATTTCTGAGGATAAAAGCTGTATACACTaagtaatatattattttaaaatttaagaagtaaagaattaataaaataatttttcgctCATatgttaaaacttaaattttgtagactttttttttagaagaaagtctatttaataataaatatgtcaaTATTCACGATGTTCAGTTTATGAGGAAATAAATTCACGAACTAAATGTAACTATTTACCAATTGACTCATCTAAgataaaaagttatatattaatagCATTTTAATTAGGTTTTTTTCAGTTCTTATAATCTTTTCAATTGATCAATTAACTCTAATAATTATGTGGCAAAGGACTAACGCAGCACATTGGGAGGCGCCTCAGTCATGGCACATTTGCCAATGAAAGTACACGACTTTTCGCAGTGCCGCATGTGGCACATcatgtgttttttgttgttgctgccgccaCGCCCAAAAGTGCagctgaaattattttataacataACATTGTTGGGATACCTTATCATTATATCTCGCTGGAGATTTGCCTTTCAGTACAAGGCCAATTACGATTATCTACACGATCATTTATCGCGCTTTATCGACTTGACTAACTTTGTGGCATTGATGGTGGGTCATCTGGTTGTGGCCATGGAGTTGATCTGGAGAAATCGGAGTGTTCTCATCGATCAACACTTTCAACAAATGCAACTAATTCTGCAAGAAAAGCTGGGACACAAAGTGAATCTCAGGAGAATTCAGTTGCACTGCAACATCATCTATGGCTTTTTAATCCTGCGGGTAATAACTCTCTTGACAACgacaatttacaattatataaCTACAAGCACAGCCATGTTGATGATCTGGAACTTTTATTCGGAAGTTGTGCTCATATTGCGTTGCATCGAATTCACTTTGCACTCGGCTCATGTTCTTTCCATGTATCAAGAGTTACATTCGGCCAGCTCCCAAGTTATATTTGAGCTGGAGATTAAAAATCGATTGATGCTGCAAAGAATTCATGTGCTACAAGAACTGCATCAATTACTTTGGCAAACTCAACGAGAAATCGAGTCTAACTTTGAGCAAAGCTTAATTGTGATTATGATGAAAAACTTTGTGGACATAGCAGTATTACCGTATTGGCTATTTCTAAGTAGAAAACTGGGAAATATAGCATTGaacacatgtatgtatataggtGGGAAGTATACCTAAGGATTATCTCTAAGCTTTGATATTCTTTTTCTTGTAGGGTGTGTCAGTGAGGAAGTCGGCAAACTGCTAGAGATCTGCATTCCCTGCTGGATCTGCACACGTTGCGATCACTTACAGCAACAATTTCGATCACTCTTTCATGGCGTCTCCAACGATCGCTGCAACGAAGAGTTAAATATGAACTTAATTCGAATTTCCACTCAGCTGGGACAAGAAAGATGCTATTTTAGAATTGGTGGTTTAATAACTATTAACCATGATATGTTGGGAAAAGTAAGTTTCAAACAACTCGATTGTTAAGATACtttacttgattttatttgcagTTCCTCTTCGGTGTCGTGAGTTACATTAtcatttgcatacaatttCGCATAAACTTTAAGGATGCACAGGATTTAAAAGaagatgttttatttaataatcattCAGAGACTGCATTGATATAAAAACATAACTGTAAggcaatgattttttttacaaaaatacactttaattacttattggtccaaataataatttctattagatttaaattgatttctttatgaaattaaaaaaataatatttataaagttctGCGGGTATTCAAATTCGTACCAAGTCGAACTAGATCAATTTTCTGATTAGAACAAGTTAAATGTTTTCCGCTTGattgataaaaatgttaattaggTAATAATCCATTAGGACGATTGTCGAGAATTATGCCAGTCATGTGGCATGTACCCATTGAGTTGCACGAAGCTTCGCTACGCCTTATGCGCCGCattatgcattttatattgttgttgccgccacGCCCACTGCGGTATCTGAAGTTCCTGTATATGATTGTATTGTTCGTGTATCTCGGCTTTATCGTCAACTGGCGAATTAGCTTTAATTATCACGTTGTCTACGATATTAAACTTGATCAGTTTTCGCGAATTATCGACGTGTTAAATTATTTGGCATTAATCACATGCCACATCGTGGTGGCAATGGAGCTGCTCTGGAAGAATCGCGGCGAGGAGATTGAGCAACAGCTGGAAAAAATAAGATTCTTGCTAAGAGTGCAATTTGGCTACAAAGTGAATCTGTTGACCATTCGTCGCTATTGCCAGGGTATCTATGGATCGCTGTTCCTGCGCTGTCTATTACTCATGGGTATGACCATCTATAACAATATGGTCACGGATGTATCCCTGCTTTTATACTACAATTTCTATTCGGAAATGGTTCTCTTGACGCGTATCAGTGAGTTCAGTTTGTATTCAGCTCTGATCCTGGCCTTCTATCAAGAGTTGCATGAAGTCAGCTTAAATCTATTCCTGGAGCTGGAAAGAACACGCTCTGAGATCTGGTCAGTTCAACGTGTCTCCTTGGAACGCTTGTCGACCTTGTGGCAACTTCATGGGTTACTTTGGAACACGATTCGTTCGATTGAGTGCAACTTTGAACTGAGTGTGATTACAGTCACCTTGAAACTTTTTGTGGACATTTTCGTATTGCCCTATTggattttcattaatttgctAAACCAAACGAATACTTCTGTCGTGCACTGTAGGTGAGATTTGTTCTTTTTGTATGGCCAATCTTATATAATTCGTACTTTCAGATTGCATAGCTGAGGAACTCTGCAAGTTTCTGGAAGTGCTTGTTCCCTGCTTAATCTGGAACCGCTGTGAGCTTGTTCAGCGTCAAATTCGCTCGATATTTCACAGCCTCAACACAGATCGTAGCGATGTCCAACTGAACTCATATCTATTGCGCATTTCGACCCATCTGGGCCAAGAGAGTTGCCAATTCAGTGCCGGTGGCTTCTTGGTTATTAACAACGAAACGCTGGGAAAGGTAAAAGgcagaaattatttaagactcGTGCTGAAGATTTGCGTtttcatttcagtttatttttggcatgGCCAGCTACATTGtcatttgcatacaatttCGAATGACTCTGTTGGCCAAAAGCCCCACGGATGCCGTTGAGACTGTCACTGTCACTGTCGCTACCGATGCTTAGTTCTTGGCTAAAATCTGGTTGcggatttgtttttaatacattttctaaGAAATCagcattaaaaacaattgaaaccACGCTGAGCAGACGCAATTAGCATTAATCAAGGGCAACagctaaaataattaattagtcaGGGTTTAGGCAGGTGAATAGACAGATTAAGATGAGCAAATATAGATGCTATATTTGTCGCCTgatggcttttgtttttgttggatAATCTATTTACACAGCAGGAGACTATGTATtatattgctcatacgccacgtggctggaaaaatcaaagttaattAGCCaactttaaccaaatttaatatCAACTCGTGCAGAAGCAAAAGTAGGAAAAGGACATGCAGCGAACGGAGCTCAGCATATCTCTAACAACTTTTCAAGGAAGTCTCGTGCACATAATTATTCATGCTTACAAATTCCATTATAAACTTTTTGCCAACGTCAACTGTCCACATGGTAACATAAGTAGTAACTATTTTTTGGGTCAAATTGCCACGCATGACTAACCATCCCATATCCGAGCCAGCTACGAGTATTGGCCTTGTTTGCGCCTTTGGCGATTGTTGCCACGCACAAATTCGTGCGTAAGTGAGCGTGCATAAGGCCAAGCTACTGTTGGCCAGGCCAAGACAGCACAGTCTCTGAAAAGCTCTTCACATGTTCGCACGAGCTGATTTTCAACTTTCGACTTAGACCaactgttgatgatgatgatgatgatgatgataatgaatTGAATCTGAGCTTGATGGGACTTCATTAGTTTTTTAGAcagaattttccaaaaaaaaacatttcatttccacactaacaaattaataacttttgCCTGAGCGAGTTGTCAATTGTCCgactatctgtctgtctgtctgtctgtctgtctgtctgtcatgTGGAACACGATAAAACGCTTAGAATCTGGGCAAATTTCTGACACATTCCTTATCCACCAATTTCATAGCTTGAACTTTCGATTACTGGCcttaatatttcatttcgttGACACTGCATTTATCAACATTTGTCAGAGTTCAGTTGCAGTATTGATGCCACAAACCGATTCGAAGAAGAAGCTGAGAACTGCCCCGAACTGCTTCGATAAATGTCAGTCTATTGTAATTGGTATTCTGCATTTTTGGCAGCAATAAGCTACAGTTGCACTTGCAGTGGCAGTTGTAACATAGCCTGAGAAAGACAGTGAGCAGAGAGTTGGTTTTCTATAGCTCACCTGACAGGCTGCTGGCATAATGAGTAATCCGTAGTCAGGTCAACCAGTTGGACAGCTTCGACAAGTTTTCTGGCTTGACAGTAATTAACACACAAGAATTTCATTTCAGATTCAGCTTGATAGAGAGAGGGGTGTCTGCTGCCAAGGGGTGAATCGTAGCACTTGCGAACGCTTGCCAGTTTTCAAGCCACATTTTCATGCCACAACACTTTAGCTCAatggcaaataataaaaagcaagcCATAATCGTCTCATAAAAATCAGACGCGCACACGCACACTAAtgcatacactcacacacacacacacacacatactcatactcacTTTGTGCGTGTTTTGACATAGACAATGGCatacgatgacgatgatgacgacgaccaCTGCGTCTACGGCTATGACTGTTAGATGTTGGATGTTGGCAGTGACAGCGATGCGATGGCGACGTCAAGGCTTTCACACATAtcaacatatacacacacacacacacacacacacacgcatattcAGCGGGACTTTTATAGCGACACGTAGTAAGCGTTGCTCTGAAGTGCAGGAAACTCATGTCTCTCGCATACATACACAAGTGTACTCgcctatgtgtgtgtatgtgtgagtatcTGTGTTAGTATCTCTGCATGTGTAGTTATTACTTTTATGAAGCATgtgattacattttatttttaatgcttttagTAAAATGAGGTTAGTACACACTTGGTTAGCGACAAATTACATTCTCTGCTTATTTTTCCTACAGCCACAGTCTATGTGtgcgtgcatgtgtgtgtgtgtgtgtattattgaatttttgagttttaaagGCTGTGCTCACAATTTACATTACCAATACAAAGACTTAAAGTCGTCGACTGCGTGCAACATGCGCACAATTAACTTTCGCTTCCGGCACTGATTGAAGTCAGAGCGAGAGGGGGATACTGGCAATGTTGCATACACAATAAgcaacacacgcacatacacacatgcacatgctGTACTTAACTGTTCGCATATTAATGACAAATAACCCACAATCAGCGCTGCACATGACGACCAACCACTTGCCCCACGTTGCATGTTGATCTGTGGCATTGTGAATGGGCGATAAATGCAAGATAATATTGCTAAGGCAATGTCTGTTCGTCaatgtgagagtgtgtgtttgtatactGCTCTCTCTGCTGTGTTGCAACTTCAACTacaactgccactgccactggaACGGGAACTGAACTAATTTaaggcaaacaacaataaacccATTGCCATTGGCCGTGTGACCCAGCTAAAGTGCTCGACAATTGTGGAATTTATGCTTGAGTTAAGTGACAACCAAAGGAACGCTCAGAGTGCACATTTCACATTGTAATGTTCATATaaacagatagacagacagacagacagacagacagacagacagacagacagacggaagGCTTGATGATGTGAGAAATGAactatatgaatatttataattgtgaAACTCACGACATGATTGTCAAAGGATGAAATGTAAATGCAGCTTTTTAGTATCTTTATaactcttttttaaatatatttcctaTCAACTTTAACAGCTTGTTGATAAGAAGCAAACAGTTaagtagaaaataaaatttaataataataaaatttaacctAACTCATCCAAAATATAtccttaataaattaataaatagtatctcgaaattgaataaaatgataaataaataataaataagtaaattaatttaattaaactattgAACAAACTAAGACTACAAGTACAGTGT
The genomic region above belongs to Drosophila innubila isolate TH190305 chromosome 3R unlocalized genomic scaffold, UK_Dinn_1.0 2_E_3R, whole genome shotgun sequence and contains:
- the LOC117792485 gene encoding putative gustatory receptor 98a, giving the protein MWHVPIELHEASLRLMRRIMHFILLLPPRPLRYLKFLYMIVLFVYLGFIVNWRISFNYHVVYDIKLDQFSRIIDVLNYLALITCHIVVAMELLWKNRGEEIEQQLEKIRFLLRVQFGYKVNLLTIRRYCQGIYGSLFLRCLLLMGMTIYNNMVTDVSLLLYYNFYSEMVLLTRISEFSLYSALILAFYQELHEVSLNLFLELERTRSEIWSVQRVSLERLSTLWQLHGLLWNTIRSIECNFELSVITVTLKLFVDIFVLPYWIFINLLNQTNTSVVHYCIAEELCKFLEVLVPCLIWNRCELVQRQIRSIFHSLNTDRSDVQLNSYLLRISTHLGQESCQFSAGGFLVINNETLGKFIFGMASYIVICIQFRMTLLAKSPTDAVETVTVTVATDA